From one Lolium rigidum isolate FL_2022 chromosome 4, APGP_CSIRO_Lrig_0.1, whole genome shotgun sequence genomic stretch:
- the LOC124708777 gene encoding pentatricopeptide repeat-containing protein At1g61870, mitochondrial-like, with product MASLLRRRHTHSSAASVSAHLLRRFSALPDVDPSPASAPVPAPTLAAPAAPRASIIDLQLAVRAATDPDRLHALVSSALSSPDYHRLHTSRPLFSLAAARLARFHRPDLTASLLDQLLASAPPTPGILARALSLFPSPDDAIRAFSSSPPAARSDVSLSALLSALLRAGRLDELKSTFKSAESALGVAPGCASHNVLLHALVKASDHAAARKLLNEMAKKKFKHRPAPDIISYNTVLAGFSAKDDAEEFEKLLKEISENKLEPNITTYNCRVQWLAKKEETFRGEELLDVMESKGVLPNYVTYHALVQGYCKEGNVGAAMRVFKKMKVMKRREGRSDLRVSVHALTYMVLFRSLVESERLDDALWICNSCFAMKAAPPFDAVKGLVDGLVKAGRSADAKHVVAKMNFLVNGDAKATWEKVAGKLSIEEGAPSSNP from the coding sequence atggcgtccctcctccgccgccgccacacccactcgtccgccgcctccgtctccgcccacctcctccgccgcttcTCCGCGCTCCCCGACGTAGATCCCTCACCGGCCTCTGCCCCCGTCCCTGCCCCAACCCTCGCGGCGCCTGCCGCCCCCCGCGCCTCCATCATCGACCTCCAGCTCGCCGTCCGCGCGGCGACCGACCCGGACCGCCTCCACGCCCTCGTCTCCTCCGCGCTCTCCAGCCCCGACTACCACCGCCTCCACACCTCGCGCCCCCtcttctccctcgccgccgcgcgcctcgctCGCTTCCACCGCCCCGACCTCACCGCATCCCTCCTCGACCAGCTCCTCGCCTCCGCCCCGCCCACCCCCGGCATCCTCGCTCGCGCCCTATCCCTCTTCCCATCCCCAGACGACGCCATCCGCGCCTTCTCCTCTTCCCCACCCGCCGCGCGCTCCGACgtctccctctccgccctcctCTCCGCGCTCCTCCGCGCCGGCCGCCTCGACGAGctcaagtccaccttcaagtccgCCGAGTCAGCCCTCGGCGTCGCCCCGGGCTGCGCCTCCCACAACGTGCTCCTCCACGCGCTGGTCAAGGCCTCCGACCACGCGGCTGCCCGCAAGTTGCTCAACGAAATGGCCAAGAAGAAGTTCAAGCACCGCCCCGCGCCAGACATCATATCCTACAACACCGTCCTCGCGGGGTTCTCTGCCAAGGACGACGCCGAGGAGTTCGAGAAGCTGCTCAAGGAGATCAGTGAGAACAAGCTGGAGCCCAACATCACCACCTACAACTGCCGGGTCCAGTGGCTCGCCAAGAAGGAGGAGACCTTCAGGGGGGAGGAGCTGCTCGACGTGATGGAGTCCAAGGGCGTGCTGCCCAACTACGTCACCTACCACGCGCTTGTGCAGGGGTACTGCAAGGAGGGGAACGTCGGGGCGGCGATGCGTGTGTTCAAGAAGATGAAGGTGATGAAGAGGCGGGAGGGGAGGAGTGACTTGAGAGTGTCGGTGCATGCGCTCACGTACATGGTgctgtttaggagtttggtggagAGTGAAAGGCTCGACGATGCATTGTGGATCTGTAACAGCTGCTTCGCGATGAAGGCAGCCCCACCGTTTGATGCTGTCAAGGGTTTGGTGGATGGTTTGGTCAAGGCTGGGAGGTCTGCAGATGCAAAGCATGTTGTTGCCAAGATGAACTTCCTTGTCAATGGGGATGCTAAAGCTACTTGGGAGAAGGTTGCTGGTAAATTATCTATTGAAGAGGGAGCGCCAAGTTCAAATCCATGA